The following coding sequences lie in one Silvanigrella aquatica genomic window:
- a CDS encoding sensor domain-containing diguanylate cyclase, with amino-acid sequence MENQDVLDSRLIEKFEAHRDFTRVFLDAFVLINVEQKVLKFNSAFCQIIELRSIDVRRINFLKEMLTTKVPGSEKSAFDQILESSVPTRIDEVPAVNVTKNKELTLIISSYPYCEQDGKMLGACLLMRDVTAETNLQSKYKDKSIQSITDPLTGLYTRRYFEEQIDKEFERCKTNNTLPKLAVIMFDLDKFKTVNDTYGHQAGDFVLAETARILKTQSRRSDVLGRYGGEELLVLIFETTEKGAAIAAEKFRQAIQTNEYVFNGTRIPVTTSVGVTLIRTLEDSKEGAVKRADECLYHAKENGRNIVFVDFGTGQMTAQNYLASIPES; translated from the coding sequence TTGGAAAATCAAGATGTGCTCGACTCAAGATTGATAGAAAAGTTTGAAGCCCACAGGGATTTTACTCGGGTGTTTCTTGATGCCTTTGTATTGATAAATGTTGAACAAAAAGTCTTAAAATTCAATTCGGCGTTTTGTCAAATTATAGAACTTAGATCCATAGATGTGCGCCGTATCAATTTTTTAAAAGAAATGTTGACGACTAAGGTACCAGGTAGTGAAAAAAGTGCATTTGATCAAATTTTAGAATCTTCGGTGCCCACAAGAATTGATGAAGTTCCTGCGGTTAATGTGACAAAAAATAAAGAGCTCACACTGATTATAAGTAGTTATCCTTATTGCGAGCAGGATGGAAAAATGCTCGGAGCGTGTCTTCTCATGCGCGATGTTACTGCTGAAACGAATTTGCAATCGAAATATAAAGACAAATCTATTCAATCGATCACCGATCCTTTAACAGGACTTTATACCCGGCGTTACTTTGAAGAACAAATTGATAAAGAATTTGAACGTTGCAAAACTAACAACACGCTACCTAAATTAGCAGTAATTATGTTTGATTTGGATAAATTTAAAACCGTAAATGACACTTATGGGCACCAAGCAGGAGATTTTGTTTTAGCAGAAACAGCACGGATTTTAAAAACACAAAGCCGCCGCTCCGATGTTTTAGGTCGTTATGGAGGAGAAGAATTATTGGTTTTAATTTTCGAAACTACGGAAAAAGGCGCTGCTATTGCGGCAGAAAAATTTAGACAAGCCATTCAAACCAATGAATATGTTTTTAACGGAACAAGAATTCCTGTGACAACAAGTGTGGGCGTTACTCTCATTAGAACATTAGAAGATAGTAAAGAAGGCGCTGTGAAAAGAGCCGATGAATGTTTATACCATGCAAAAGAAAATGGCAGAAATATTGTCTTTGTTGACTTTGGTACTGGTCAAATGACTGCGCAAAACTATTTGGCAAGCATTCCTGAAAGTTAA